In Exiguobacterium sibiricum 7-3, a genomic segment contains:
- the chrA gene encoding chromate efflux transporter translates to MNRWIEIFIVSLKLGLTSFGGPVAHLGYFYEEYVKRRKWVDEKAYADLVALCQFLPGPASSQVGMGIGLVRGGIVGAFVSFIGFTLPSSVLLILFAVLATEFDLTEAGFIHGLKLVAVAIVADAVLGMGTKLAVGPKRLFLMLLALAGVLLLAHPLAQVGVLLLAAVLGLWLFKEDEPKSGGGLDIRVPKWLSVSALMLFVVLLILTPFLATNAMGNLQLTSIMYSAGALVFGGGHVVLPFLQQSLVPGFLTNDSFLAGYAAAQAVPGPLFTFATYLGTVVNGLMGGILATLAIFLPGFLLVLGVLPFWDRVRSNKQVGRMLIGINAAVVGILLAALYDPIFTSSVKTGIDFLVAFGLFCLLRFYHQSPLRIVLTGAAIGTIMSWI, encoded by the coding sequence ATGAACAGATGGATCGAAATTTTTATCGTGTCCTTGAAGCTCGGATTAACATCATTTGGCGGACCCGTTGCCCATTTAGGGTACTTTTACGAGGAATACGTTAAGCGAAGGAAATGGGTGGATGAGAAGGCATATGCCGATCTCGTCGCCCTTTGTCAATTCTTGCCCGGACCGGCTTCGAGTCAGGTCGGGATGGGGATTGGCCTAGTGCGGGGAGGCATCGTCGGTGCGTTCGTCTCATTCATCGGCTTTACGTTACCATCAAGTGTTTTGCTGATCCTGTTCGCAGTGCTCGCGACCGAATTCGATTTGACGGAAGCAGGTTTCATCCATGGTTTGAAACTGGTTGCGGTCGCAATCGTCGCTGACGCCGTTCTCGGTATGGGAACCAAACTTGCGGTCGGGCCGAAACGGTTATTTTTAATGTTGCTGGCGTTGGCCGGTGTCTTGTTGCTCGCTCACCCGCTCGCGCAAGTCGGTGTCCTGTTGCTCGCGGCCGTACTCGGATTATGGCTGTTCAAGGAGGATGAACCAAAAAGCGGAGGGGGGCTGGATATCCGTGTCCCGAAATGGCTCAGTGTCAGTGCTTTGATGCTGTTCGTAGTGCTGCTCATCTTGACACCGTTCCTGGCTACGAATGCGATGGGAAATCTTCAACTGACGAGTATCATGTACAGTGCCGGTGCACTGGTGTTCGGCGGCGGACATGTCGTGTTGCCGTTTTTACAACAGTCCCTGGTGCCGGGCTTTTTGACAAATGATAGTTTTCTGGCTGGATATGCGGCAGCGCAAGCCGTTCCGGGACCACTCTTTACCTTCGCGACGTATCTTGGAACAGTCGTGAACGGACTGATGGGCGGGATTCTTGCGACTCTCGCGATTTTCCTGCCCGGTTTCCTGCTCGTCCTCGGTGTGCTACCATTTTGGGACCGTGTCCGTAGCAACAAACAGGTCGGACGAATGTTGATTGGTATCAATGCAGCGGTCGTCGGCATTCTGCTTGCTGCCTTATATGATCCGATCTTCACATCAAGTGTCAAAACAGGAATCGACTTTTTGGTCGCTTTCGGACTGTTCTGTTTGCTTCGCTTCTATCATCAGTCACCACTTCGTATCGTCCTCACCGGTGCTGCTATTGGAACGATCATGAGTTGGATTTGA
- a CDS encoding GNAT family N-acetyltransferase produces MIRRLVATDYPELYRLQQQAYRVEADLIGATSLPPLLQTEAELFQEQPIGYVMHFDERLVGALTIEQETITRLVVAPEHFRQGIAKQLLRHTLTKHRLHFVSTAADNLPAIALYHQFGFRQIDQVSLDAIVLVTLQRG; encoded by the coding sequence ATGATTCGACGACTGGTGGCAACTGATTATCCCGAACTTTATCGGCTCCAACAACAGGCTTACCGGGTCGAGGCGGATTTAATCGGCGCGACTTCACTTCCACCGCTTCTTCAGACGGAAGCAGAATTGTTTCAGGAGCAGCCGATCGGCTACGTCATGCATTTTGACGAACGACTGGTTGGCGCTTTGACGATCGAACAGGAGACGATTACACGCTTAGTGGTCGCACCGGAACATTTTCGTCAAGGGATCGCTAAACAGTTGCTCCGACACACCTTGACGAAACACCGGCTCCACTTCGTCTCTACCGCCGCGGATAATCTACCTGCAATCGCTTTGTATCATCAATTCGGATTTCGACAGATCGACCAAGTCAGCCTTGACGCGATTGTCCTCGTAACGCTTCAACGTGGTTGA
- a CDS encoding LCP family protein, producing the protein MDDSKRSRSTKPKPKRSWFKVFVTVFLVVFIAGGAAFAYVANKTFQTAKQSEVELSRGDKSDKRAAAVDLTKDHFSVLLVGTDERPGDTSSRADTMIVATFNKTDKQVNLLSIPRDSLVMIPSVGYEDKINHSYAFGGIDSTIETVEKLLDIPIDYYGSINFNGVVAIVDAVGGIEVDVKLPINTLNSSDKKGGVKLEPGLQRLNGEEALAYARMRYEDPEGDIGRTKRQQQVVQAIIDQSTSFGSITKLNKLMDATGDNFTTNMSLTEAFQLQPFVKSLNTVNRIDLKGTDTKINGAYYYQLDPSSLADAKTMLKEQLNLPDTADESTSTPEVIDDSTTGGN; encoded by the coding sequence GTGGATGATTCCAAACGATCCCGTTCTACCAAACCAAAACCAAAGCGGTCGTGGTTTAAAGTGTTCGTCACCGTTTTTCTGGTCGTATTCATCGCCGGAGGTGCTGCATTTGCCTATGTCGCCAATAAAACGTTTCAAACGGCCAAACAATCAGAAGTCGAACTGTCGCGTGGTGATAAATCAGATAAGCGGGCTGCTGCCGTCGACTTAACGAAAGATCATTTTTCCGTCCTCCTCGTCGGAACGGATGAACGCCCAGGTGATACGTCCTCCCGTGCCGATACGATGATTGTCGCAACGTTCAATAAAACGGATAAACAAGTCAATTTGCTGAGTATTCCTCGTGATTCCCTCGTCATGATCCCATCTGTCGGGTACGAAGATAAAATCAACCATTCCTATGCGTTCGGCGGCATTGATTCAACGATTGAGACCGTCGAAAAGTTGCTTGATATTCCGATTGATTATTACGGTTCCATCAATTTTAATGGTGTCGTCGCAATTGTCGATGCCGTCGGCGGCATTGAAGTCGATGTCAAATTACCGATCAATACGTTAAACTCTTCCGATAAAAAGGGCGGCGTCAAGCTCGAGCCCGGTCTTCAACGGTTAAACGGTGAGGAAGCTCTTGCCTACGCCCGGATGCGTTATGAGGATCCGGAAGGTGATATCGGACGGACAAAACGACAGCAACAGGTCGTCCAGGCCATCATCGATCAATCGACATCCTTTGGATCCATTACAAAGCTGAATAAATTGATGGATGCGACGGGTGATAATTTCACGACGAACATGTCACTGACGGAAGCCTTTCAATTACAACCGTTCGTCAAATCTTTGAACACCGTCAACCGGATTGATTTAAAAGGAACGGATACCAAAATCAACGGTGCCTACTATTATCAGCTCGATCCAAGTTCCCTCGCCGATGCGAAAACGATGTTGAAAGAACAGTTGAACTTGCCTGATACAGCGGATGAATCAACATCTACACCGGAGGTTATCGATGATTCGACGACTGGTGGCAACTGA
- a CDS encoding YigZ family protein, with product MTLFNYYTVKENGFHEIIIQKSRFITYLARATSEEEAQRFIADLKKKHSDANHNCSAYVIGERNEIQKANDDGEPSGTAGVPMLEVLKKRNLRNTVVVVTRYFGGIKLGGGGLIRAYGSSVSEGLNAVGIVERIAHDLVEITVDYTWLGKLENELRATEHIIDQIHYLDHVKIDVWVEETVVPTFLEWMTNLTNGQALLEKTHSRYVERDIQP from the coding sequence ATGACATTATTTAATTATTATACAGTAAAAGAAAACGGTTTCCATGAAATCATTATCCAAAAGTCACGATTTATTACATATTTGGCGCGTGCCACCTCGGAAGAAGAGGCACAGCGCTTCATTGCGGACCTCAAAAAAAAACATTCGGATGCCAATCATAATTGTTCCGCCTACGTCATCGGCGAGCGAAATGAGATTCAAAAAGCAAACGATGACGGCGAACCCAGCGGAACGGCAGGCGTCCCGATGCTTGAAGTCTTAAAGAAACGGAATCTCCGGAATACCGTCGTCGTCGTGACCCGTTACTTCGGCGGCATCAAACTCGGCGGCGGCGGATTGATCCGCGCGTACGGCTCCAGTGTCTCGGAAGGCTTGAACGCTGTCGGCATCGTCGAACGGATTGCCCACGATTTAGTGGAAATCACGGTCGACTACACCTGGCTCGGAAAGCTTGAAAATGAATTACGGGCAACCGAACATATCATCGATCAGATTCATTATCTCGATCATGTCAAAATCGATGTCTGGGTCGAGGAGACAGTTGTCCCCACCTTCCTCGAGTGGATGACGAATTTGACGAACGGCCAGGCTCTGCTCGAGAAAACCCATTCCCGCTATGTCGAACGTGACATTCAACCTTGA
- a CDS encoding sensor histidine kinase → MTNEMGERLSLNDIVQNIIGVVEESREEIVRITESSREQYAEIQQELRELKTRVHDYIKEAERLERHIKDSKARLVIVSKNFDNYSEQDIRTAYETANALQLESFINQRDEMNCRKRRDELERRLIQLDETIERADMLISRVSVVLNFLTDDMQVMNEKYEKAMQKQEMGLKVFQSAENERRRLSRDMHDGPAQTLAHVLIRADLIEKIHQHNGAEAAFEEIHRLRKLIRDGLADIRRIIYDLRPMTLDDLGFVPTLERYLRHMQEISNIPIHFNYLGGGERIESTYEVAVFRIVQEAVQNAVKHSKAGDIRIIIEQYQHSVRIHVKDNGIGFDFDSIVESCDESFGLIGMRERIELIDGEFEIETQPGKGTVIKVRIPVEESGVRGETL, encoded by the coding sequence ATGACGAATGAGATGGGGGAGCGACTGTCCTTGAATGATATCGTACAGAACATCATTGGTGTCGTAGAAGAAAGCCGGGAAGAAATCGTCCGGATTACGGAAAGTTCACGGGAACAGTATGCTGAAATCCAGCAGGAGTTACGGGAACTGAAGACACGCGTTCACGACTATATTAAAGAAGCTGAACGGCTAGAACGACATATTAAGGATTCGAAAGCGCGACTCGTCATCGTGAGCAAGAACTTCGACAACTACTCAGAACAAGACATCCGGACTGCTTATGAGACAGCCAACGCACTCCAACTCGAATCGTTCATCAATCAGCGCGATGAGATGAACTGCCGGAAGCGCCGGGACGAACTCGAACGCCGTTTGATTCAACTGGATGAAACGATTGAACGCGCCGACATGCTGATCAGCCGGGTTTCGGTCGTGCTGAACTTCTTGACGGACGATATGCAGGTCATGAACGAAAAGTACGAAAAAGCGATGCAAAAACAGGAGATGGGCTTAAAAGTATTTCAGTCGGCAGAAAATGAACGGCGCCGCTTATCCCGCGACATGCATGACGGTCCTGCGCAGACACTTGCTCACGTTTTGATTCGGGCCGATTTAATAGAAAAGATCCACCAGCACAATGGCGCAGAAGCAGCCTTTGAAGAAATCCACCGCCTGCGGAAATTGATCCGCGATGGATTAGCCGACATTCGACGTATCATCTATGATTTACGTCCGATGACACTCGATGATCTCGGGTTCGTCCCGACACTCGAACGTTATTTACGACATATGCAGGAAATTTCCAACATCCCGATCCACTTTAATTACCTCGGGGGCGGCGAACGGATTGAATCCACCTATGAAGTCGCTGTCTTCCGAATTGTCCAGGAAGCGGTCCAAAATGCAGTTAAGCATTCCAAAGCAGGGGACATTCGTATTATCATAGAACAGTATCAACATTCTGTTCGGATCCATGTCAAGGATAACGGGATTGGATTTGATTTTGATTCGATCGTCGAATCGTGTGATGAGTCATTTGGACTGATCGGGATGCGGGAACGGATTGAATTGATAGATGGTGAGTTTGAGATTGAGACACAGCCAGGTAAAGGGACAGTCATCAAGGTAAGGATTCCGGTTGAGGAATCCGGAGTGAGAGGAGAAACACTGTGA
- a CDS encoding response regulator: MNNEQVKVVIIDDHQLFREGVKRILDFEEEFVVVAEGESGADVIPLVEAHQPDIVLMDINMPKVNGVEATKRLMEVHPEVRVIILSIHDDETYVMHALGAGAVGYLLKEMATDELVNAIRSVYREGGYVHPKVTPNLLQEYRRLMKMKQTMSSQPIEKRVAEAPLHVLTRRECEVLQLLADGFSNRAISDTLFISEKTVKNHVSSILRKMNVPDRTGAVVEAIRRGWVVVV, from the coding sequence GTGAATAACGAGCAAGTAAAAGTAGTCATCATCGACGATCATCAGTTATTCCGGGAAGGCGTCAAACGGATTCTTGATTTCGAAGAAGAGTTCGTCGTCGTCGCGGAGGGCGAGAGTGGAGCAGACGTGATTCCACTCGTTGAAGCGCATCAGCCAGATATCGTCTTAATGGATATAAATATGCCGAAAGTCAATGGCGTCGAAGCGACGAAACGTCTGATGGAAGTCCATCCGGAAGTCCGGGTCATCATTTTGTCGATTCACGATGACGAGACATATGTCATGCACGCGCTTGGTGCAGGGGCAGTCGGTTATCTCTTAAAAGAGATGGCGACGGATGAACTGGTCAATGCCATCCGGTCTGTGTACCGGGAAGGCGGATACGTCCACCCGAAAGTCACACCGAACTTGTTACAGGAGTACCGTCGTCTGATGAAGATGAAGCAGACGATGTCTTCGCAACCGATTGAAAAACGTGTCGCCGAAGCACCGTTACATGTGTTGACACGCCGGGAATGTGAAGTCTTACAGCTGCTCGCGGACGGCTTCTCGAACCGGGCGATCAGCGATACGTTGTTCATCAGTGAGAAGACCGTTAAAAACCATGTATCCTCCATTTTACGTAAGATGAATGTGCCCGATCGAACCGGCGCTGTCGTCGAAGCGATTCGCCGCGGCTGGGTCGTCGTCGTTTAA
- a CDS encoding DegV family protein: MSQIVILTDSTAYLPTTYCEENNVHVAPLSVIFDGDAYREGLDISVPDFYQRIQTGSLPTTSQPNIGDLVDSFEQLPQGTDIIGITLSSGISGTYQALHTINMMVEHVQVHPIDSRISCMPQAFLVKEAVRMRDAGATALEIVARLEALKEVIRAYFVVDDLEHLQRGGRLSMTQAVVGSFLKIKPVLHFVDGKIVPFEKIRTFKRAVKRIEEMMEETIRGTGAGYVIGVIHAEDSSKAEAEIAVLQERFPDARIEMSVFGPVIGTHLGPGAIGITWYQEA; encoded by the coding sequence ATGAGCCAGATTGTGATTTTAACGGATAGTACTGCCTATCTGCCAACTACCTATTGTGAAGAAAACAATGTCCATGTTGCACCGCTTAGTGTCATCTTCGACGGAGATGCGTATCGTGAAGGACTCGATATTTCCGTACCTGATTTTTATCAACGTATTCAGACGGGGAGTTTACCGACGACCTCACAGCCGAACATCGGCGATCTCGTTGATTCGTTTGAGCAACTTCCGCAGGGGACGGACATCATCGGCATCACGTTATCAAGTGGAATCAGCGGGACATACCAGGCCTTACATACGATCAACATGATGGTCGAACACGTCCAGGTCCATCCGATTGATTCACGGATTTCCTGTATGCCGCAAGCCTTTTTAGTCAAGGAAGCGGTTCGGATGCGTGACGCAGGCGCGACAGCGCTTGAAATCGTCGCCCGTCTCGAAGCGTTAAAAGAAGTCATCCGCGCGTATTTCGTAGTCGATGACCTGGAACATCTGCAACGCGGCGGACGTCTCAGCATGACGCAAGCGGTCGTCGGTTCGTTCCTGAAAATCAAACCGGTTCTTCATTTCGTCGACGGAAAGATTGTACCATTTGAAAAAATCCGGACGTTTAAACGCGCGGTCAAACGGATTGAAGAAATGATGGAAGAAACGATCCGCGGAACGGGTGCCGGTTATGTCATCGGCGTCATTCACGCAGAAGACTCGTCCAAAGCGGAAGCGGAAATTGCCGTCTTGCAAGAACGATTCCCGGACGCCCGGATTGAGATGAGTGTGTTTGGTCCGGTCATCGGGACCCACTTAGGACCCGGTGCGATCGGCATCACCTGGTATCAAGAAGCGTAA
- a CDS encoding helicase-related protein yields the protein MDLRGRLIPDYRLDTAVDYPLEYRPAVTWRCERCGKLPTRGPCTCGKCCYYCRHCLIFGKLRTCDRLVTDPRPLDPVRPDRHTELNLTSDQQRIADAIIRTIDQQAKLLVHAVCGAGKTPMLFPGIERALSTNRRVLIATPRADVVRELAEHLRRAFQQATIVSLFGGSADRLGLGDITISTTHQLIHYRTCFDVVFIDEVDAFPYRTDRTLHRYVRQAAAPGASLILLSATPSFRDLRLPTIRLMRRYHGFPLPTPRLQIPYTKHDVVNWLRMHETKPRLLFVPQVAVLETWQTFLHQQGMNCETVHAADPDRVKKVARFRQTTGILLTTTILERGVTIVDVQVAVLDADQSFSSAALIQISGRVGRSADFPQGDVVLFANDRSDAMYQAIDQTKRANREGFQ from the coding sequence ATGGATTTACGTGGACGATTGATTCCGGACTACAGGCTCGACACGGCGGTCGATTATCCCCTTGAATACCGACCGGCTGTGACGTGGCGTTGCGAGCGGTGCGGAAAGTTACCGACCCGGGGACCGTGTACGTGCGGCAAATGCTGTTATTATTGCAGACATTGTTTGATTTTTGGAAAACTGCGGACGTGTGACCGTCTTGTCACGGACCCACGCCCGCTCGATCCTGTCCGTCCCGATCGCCATACGGAACTGAATTTGACGAGTGATCAGCAACGAATCGCCGATGCGATTATCCGGACGATTGATCAACAAGCGAAGCTGCTCGTCCATGCCGTGTGCGGCGCCGGGAAAACACCGATGTTGTTTCCGGGTATCGAACGGGCGCTCTCTACGAATCGCCGTGTCCTGATCGCGACGCCGCGTGCCGATGTCGTCCGGGAATTGGCGGAACATTTGAGACGGGCTTTTCAACAGGCGACCATCGTTTCACTGTTCGGAGGATCCGCAGATCGATTGGGGCTTGGCGACATCACGATCAGTACGACGCACCAATTGATTCATTACCGTACTTGTTTTGACGTCGTCTTCATTGATGAGGTCGATGCTTTTCCTTATCGAACCGATCGGACCTTACACCGCTATGTTCGTCAGGCGGCAGCTCCCGGTGCTTCCTTGATTTTACTCAGTGCGACGCCCTCGTTTCGCGATTTACGACTGCCGACGATCCGCTTGATGCGCCGCTATCACGGTTTTCCGTTACCGACACCTCGTCTGCAGATTCCTTACACGAAACACGACGTCGTGAACTGGCTCCGGATGCATGAGACAAAACCGCGTTTACTATTCGTCCCGCAAGTCGCCGTGCTTGAGACATGGCAGACTTTTTTGCATCAGCAAGGGATGAACTGTGAAACCGTCCATGCGGCTGATCCGGACCGTGTCAAAAAAGTCGCGCGTTTTCGCCAAACGACCGGTATTCTGTTGACGACGACGATTCTCGAACGGGGCGTGACGATAGTGGATGTTCAAGTGGCGGTTCTCGATGCCGATCAGTCCTTCAGCAGTGCCGCCTTGATTCAAATCAGTGGACGTGTCGGACGAAGTGCTGATTTTCCGCAAGGAGACGTCGTATTGTTTGCGAATGACCGGTCCGATGCGATGTATCAAGCGATTGACCAAACCAAACGAGCGAACCGGGAGGGATTTCAATGA
- a CDS encoding ComF family protein, translating into MNCQLCGQDYLPSWTLSNVWTRQTLCPTCKIEFVKRGECGECEDCGKPGPLLCSDCQNWRNKGQQLVTHPLFLYQTQAKAFMKRYKFLGDTALLDVFKTELKKVKVKQDWIVPIPLSPARLRERRFNQAELMARMMRGRVRLVLERTDGVAFSHLTRHDRLERDNPYHVIQPVTGKTILLVDDVYTTGITLHQAASRLYEAGAKEISAVTLFRSV; encoded by the coding sequence ATGAACTGTCAGTTATGCGGACAGGACTATTTACCCAGTTGGACGTTATCAAATGTCTGGACTAGGCAAACCCTGTGTCCGACCTGTAAAATAGAATTTGTAAAAAGAGGGGAATGCGGAGAGTGTGAGGATTGCGGCAAACCAGGACCGTTGCTCTGTTCGGATTGTCAGAACTGGCGTAACAAGGGACAACAACTGGTCACGCACCCGTTATTTCTTTATCAGACGCAAGCAAAGGCGTTCATGAAACGGTATAAGTTTCTCGGGGACACGGCTTTGCTCGACGTGTTTAAAACAGAGCTTAAGAAGGTAAAAGTCAAACAGGACTGGATTGTCCCGATTCCGCTTAGTCCGGCTCGGTTGCGCGAACGCCGCTTTAACCAGGCGGAACTGATGGCGCGGATGATGCGGGGACGGGTCCGGCTTGTGCTGGAACGGACGGACGGAGTCGCGTTCAGTCATCTGACGCGGCATGATCGACTTGAACGGGACAATCCGTATCACGTCATTCAGCCGGTGACCGGAAAAACGATTTTGTTGGTCGATGATGTCTATACGACCGGAATCACCTTGCACCAAGCGGCTTCCCGGCTGTATGAAGCCGGTGCGAAAGAAATTTCTGCGGTAACTTTATTTCGAAGTGTTTAA
- the flgM gene encoding flagellar biosynthesis anti-sigma factor FlgM, which produces MRIDSTKWVNMPKTYEKNQKVEGTEPTRTSRPDEVTISSEARLRFNETTPSRTEKIESLRQAIQDGTYKPDAKKIAERFLNL; this is translated from the coding sequence ATGCGAATTGATTCTACGAAGTGGGTTAACATGCCTAAAACGTACGAAAAAAATCAAAAAGTAGAAGGAACAGAACCAACACGTACCAGTCGGCCGGATGAAGTCACGATTTCAAGCGAAGCGCGTCTGCGTTTTAACGAAACGACGCCTTCACGGACCGAAAAAATCGAATCTCTTCGACAAGCCATTCAGGACGGAACCTACAAACCGGATGCGAAGAAAATTGCGGAACGTTTCTTGAACTTGTAA
- a CDS encoding flagellar protein FlgN, whose protein sequence is MELIDQLTAEHAALLELAEEKKQVLIQNDMQRLSQLVKEEPIHLKRIEQLEQQRLTQMGTMTMTEWLQTHPEDVNSMRRLLQTIGQLKVLNELNAELLTQSLHYLNWHLELLIPEADDFTYGQSALDRAHFNRNA, encoded by the coding sequence ATGGAACTCATCGATCAGCTGACGGCGGAACATGCCGCACTACTTGAATTGGCAGAAGAAAAAAAGCAGGTCTTGATTCAAAACGATATGCAACGTCTTTCGCAACTCGTCAAGGAAGAGCCGATTCATTTAAAACGAATCGAACAGTTGGAACAGCAACGCCTGACGCAGATGGGCACGATGACGATGACGGAGTGGCTTCAAACCCACCCGGAGGATGTCAATTCCATGCGTCGGTTGCTCCAAACGATTGGTCAGTTAAAAGTACTCAACGAGTTGAATGCTGAGCTACTCACCCAGTCGTTACATTACTTAAACTGGCATCTTGAATTGCTGATACCAGAAGCAGATGATTTTACATATGGTCAGTCCGCGCTTGATCGCGCACATTTCAATCGAAATGCATAA
- the flgK gene encoding flagellar hook-associated protein FlgK: MGSTFMGLETGRRALTTNQWALQSTGNNIANAGTAGFSRQRLVMATTEQLSMAIGTGKMGQIGTGVKGELLERVRDVMLDKQYRDEATKTSYYGTKEAAFGRMEDVINEPSDTGLSKAFDGFWESLQTLSTNPQDSGARSVVRQKAETLTQTFNYMAKALNQVQGDLKSEIEVSTKKVNDLFKKIHNINAEIHTVEPLGVLPNALYDERDRYFDELAEYVDFEKVSVDGDAIQQGTLGNTVKTAEGRIDVRIKLPNGDKLLAVDSDLPKAGTLTFTTDDNGLYTGFKTDSQTISFDAAGGFSSGRLIGLIEMYGHVEDGQATGEYVNMQGHLDEMAATFATAFNEAHATNVKKDKTAGTSEFFVSSNGGAITAKSITLGADIKKSLDNIATSTDGNIGDSAGALKLANMKTASIRFERSDTTTTIGSFYQNVIGDMAVATDQVARLGQSSAVLMESAEQRRMSVSAVSIDEEMTMMIQYQHAYNAAARNITTVDEMLDKIINGMGIVGR; this comes from the coding sequence ATGGGATCAACATTCATGGGGCTTGAAACCGGTCGCCGTGCACTGACGACGAACCAGTGGGCGCTTCAGTCGACCGGAAACAATATCGCCAACGCAGGAACGGCCGGCTTTTCGCGGCAACGTCTTGTCATGGCGACGACGGAACAACTGTCGATGGCAATCGGAACGGGGAAAATGGGTCAGATTGGTACGGGTGTAAAAGGTGAACTCCTCGAACGTGTCCGTGATGTCATGCTCGATAAACAATATCGAGACGAGGCGACGAAGACATCTTACTATGGTACAAAAGAAGCAGCATTCGGACGGATGGAAGACGTCATCAATGAACCGTCGGACACCGGTTTGTCAAAAGCATTTGACGGGTTTTGGGAATCCCTTCAGACCTTATCAACGAATCCCCAGGATTCAGGTGCCCGGAGTGTCGTCCGTCAAAAAGCGGAGACGTTGACACAAACGTTTAATTATATGGCGAAGGCACTTAATCAAGTACAAGGTGACCTGAAAAGTGAAATTGAGGTCTCAACAAAAAAAGTAAATGATCTATTCAAAAAGATTCATAATATCAATGCAGAAATTCACACGGTCGAACCGCTTGGTGTGTTACCAAATGCACTTTATGATGAACGAGACCGTTACTTTGATGAACTTGCAGAGTACGTTGATTTTGAAAAGGTATCAGTCGACGGTGATGCGATTCAGCAAGGAACACTTGGGAATACGGTTAAAACGGCAGAAGGTCGGATCGATGTTCGAATCAAATTACCGAATGGTGACAAATTGCTTGCAGTGGATTCGGATTTACCTAAAGCAGGAACGTTGACCTTTACAACAGATGACAATGGTCTCTATACAGGATTCAAAACAGATTCACAAACGATCTCATTTGACGCAGCCGGCGGTTTTTCATCAGGTCGATTAATTGGTCTGATTGAGATGTATGGACACGTTGAGGATGGTCAAGCAACGGGTGAGTATGTCAATATGCAGGGACACCTGGATGAGATGGCAGCAACGTTTGCGACAGCATTCAACGAAGCGCATGCGACGAATGTAAAAAAAGACAAAACAGCGGGTACAAGTGAATTTTTTGTTTCTTCCAACGGAGGAGCAATCACAGCGAAGTCGATTACGCTTGGGGCAGACATTAAAAAGAGCCTGGATAACATTGCTACGTCGACAGACGGGAACATCGGTGATAGTGCCGGTGCCTTGAAACTGGCCAACATGAAGACGGCAAGTATTCGTTTTGAACGATCCGATACGACGACGACAATCGGTTCGTTTTATCAAAATGTCATTGGAGATATGGCAGTCGCAACGGATCAGGTCGCTCGGCTCGGTCAGAGTTCTGCCGTTTTGATGGAAAGTGCGGAACAGCGCCGTATGTCGGTTTCGGCTGTTTCAATCGATGAAGAGATGACGATGATGATTCAGTACCAACATGCATACAACGCGGCAGCGCGTAATATTACTACGGTTGATGAGATGCTTGATAAAATCATCAATGGTATGGGAATCGTAGGACGGTGA